One region of Campylobacter lari genomic DNA includes:
- a CDS encoding beta-ketoacyl-ACP synthase II translates to MKRVVVTGIGMINALGLDKDSSFKAICDGKSGVDKITLFDTTDFPVQIAAEVKNFDPLSVCDAKEVKKIDRFIQLGIKAAREAMEDAKFDETLNKEEFGVVSAAGIGGLPNIEKNSVTCAQRGPRKITPFFIPSALVNMLGGIISIEHGLQGPNISCVTACAAGTHAIGEAYKSIALGNADKMLVVGAEAAICAVGIGGFAAMKALSTRNDDPAKASRPFDKERDGFVMGEGAGALVFEEYEAAKKRGAKIYAELVGFGESADAHHITSPTLEGPLRAMKKALKMAGNPKVDYINAHGTSTPVNDKNETAAIKELFKDQIPLVSSTKGQTGHCLGAAGAIEAVISLMALDQGVIPPTINQIVADENCDLDYIPNTARKSEVNVVMSNSFGFGGTNGCVIFKKVD, encoded by the coding sequence TTGAAACGCGTTGTAGTAACAGGTATAGGAATGATCAATGCTCTTGGCTTAGACAAAGATAGCTCATTTAAAGCAATTTGTGATGGCAAAAGTGGCGTTGATAAAATCACCCTTTTTGATACCACTGATTTTCCAGTGCAAATTGCTGCTGAAGTAAAAAATTTTGATCCTTTAAGTGTCTGCGATGCTAAAGAGGTTAAAAAAATAGATCGTTTTATACAACTTGGTATTAAAGCAGCAAGAGAAGCTATGGAAGATGCTAAATTTGATGAAACTTTAAACAAAGAAGAATTTGGTGTAGTTTCAGCAGCTGGTATAGGTGGTTTACCAAATATAGAAAAAAATTCCGTTACTTGCGCACAGCGTGGACCACGCAAAATAACTCCTTTTTTCATACCATCAGCTTTGGTTAATATGCTTGGTGGAATTATATCAATCGAGCATGGATTACAAGGACCAAATATCTCATGCGTGACTGCTTGTGCAGCAGGAACTCATGCTATAGGCGAAGCATATAAAAGCATAGCTTTAGGCAATGCAGATAAAATGCTTGTAGTGGGAGCTGAAGCAGCTATTTGTGCTGTAGGTATAGGTGGCTTTGCTGCTATGAAAGCTCTTTCTACTAGAAATGATGATCCAGCTAAAGCTTCAAGGCCATTTGATAAAGAAAGAGATGGTTTTGTGATGGGTGAAGGTGCTGGTGCTTTGGTTTTTGAAGAGTATGAGGCTGCTAAAAAGCGTGGAGCTAAAATTTATGCTGAGTTGGTAGGTTTTGGCGAAAGTGCAGATGCACATCATATCACTTCACCTACTTTAGAAGGGCCATTGCGTGCTATGAAAAAAGCCTTAAAAATGGCAGGAAATCCAAAAGTAGATTATATTAATGCACACGGAACTTCTACTCCAGTAAATGATAAAAATGAAACAGCAGCTATTAAAGAACTTTTCAAAGATCAAATTCCTTTAGTTAGTTCTACAAAAGGTCAAACAGGACATTGTTTAGGTGCTGCTGGTGCTATTGAAGCTGTTATTTCTTTAATGGCACTTGATCAAGGTGTAATACCGCCAACTATCAATCAAATCGTAGCAGATGAAAATTGCGATCTTGACTATATACCAAATACTGCAAGAAAAAGCGAAGTTAATGTTGTAATGAGCAATTCTTTTGGTTTTGGTGGAACAAATGGTTGTGTGATTTTCAAAAAAGTAGATTAA
- the acpP gene encoding acyl carrier protein, which produces MAIFDDVKKVVVEQLSVDEDAVKMESKIIEDLGADSLDVVELVMALEEKFDVEIPDSDAEKLVKIEDVVNYIENLQK; this is translated from the coding sequence ATGGCAATTTTTGATGATGTAAAAAAAGTAGTTGTTGAGCAACTTAGTGTTGATGAAGATGCAGTTAAAATGGAATCTAAAATCATTGAAGATTTGGGTGCTGACTCTTTGGATGTTGTTGAATTAGTTATGGCTTTAGAAGAAAAATTTGATGTAGAAATTCCAGACAGTGATGCTGAAAAACTAGTAAAAATTGAAGATGTTGTTAATTATATAGAAAATCTTCAAAAATAA
- the tenA gene encoding thiaminase II: MLLDKLIKENKKTWEQYIYHEFVKKLQNGTLEKDTFLFYLKQDYIFLNNYAKCYALLALNANNAKEIQFAIKNQNYTLEGELELHRSILKLGINVEKLDYKDESLTNIAYTRYLLSVGQNGDYLDMLCALSACAIGYAYIGEEIYKGLSEKSLENHPYKEWILTYAGKEFQDEIKEFKDFFNSYANSISEEKFKKLNEIFYTTIRLETAFWQHSLEQKMEI, encoded by the coding sequence ATGCTTTTGGATAAACTTATAAAAGAAAATAAAAAAACTTGGGAGCAATACATCTATCATGAATTTGTAAAAAAACTTCAAAATGGTACTTTAGAAAAAGATACATTTTTGTTTTATCTTAAACAAGATTATATTTTTTTAAATAATTATGCAAAATGCTATGCTTTGCTTGCTTTAAATGCAAATAACGCTAAAGAAATTCAATTTGCTATTAAAAATCAAAACTACACTTTAGAAGGAGAATTAGAACTTCACAGAAGTATTTTAAAACTAGGCATTAATGTAGAAAAACTTGACTATAAAGATGAAAGTTTAACTAATATTGCGTATACAAGATACTTACTAAGTGTGGGACAAAATGGAGATTATTTGGATATGCTGTGTGCTTTGAGTGCTTGTGCTATAGGTTATGCATATATAGGGGAAGAAATTTATAAAGGACTTAGTGAAAAAAGCTTAGAAAATCATCCTTACAAAGAGTGGATTTTAACCTATGCAGGTAAAGAATTTCAAGATGAAATTAAAGAATTTAAAGACTTTTTTAATTCTTATGCAAATAGCATTAGTGAAGAAAAATTTAAAAAATTAAACGAAATTTTTTATACTACTATAAGACTTGAAACGGCCTTTTGGCAACACTCTTTAGAGCAAAAAATGGAAATTTAA
- the feoB gene encoding ferrous iron transport protein B — translation MKEIIVALVGQPNVGKSLLINALCKANMKVGNFSGVTVEKAEARLVYKNYEFKFVDLPGTYALDGYSEEEKITKDFLKKGKFDLVVNVLDSTNLERNLILSASLIEAKIKMIMALNMQDEAKNEGFSIDFKILSQLLNTPCLGVCAKTKENLNALLDLIISTHGAKFEAKERVYSDIIEEELAKISEFLNQNEITYLDFSTKDLAIALLKNEANIVISHALRKILDEALEKIYMAYHSKDMESIFKEELIAFANGICVKVLSKSVKYKNHTKEIDSILINKFLGIPIFLFFMWALFQLTFALGQIPMDYIEMLFANLGDIVKNNISNEFIASALADGVLGGVGAVITFLPNIMILFFGIALLETTGYMARVAFLLDGILYKFGLHGKSFIPLITGFGCSVPAFMATRTLKNKKDRLLTLFIINFMSCGARLPVYVLFVGVFFPADVAGNYLFGIYLLGAFLGLIAAKILRMSAFRGQDEPFVMEMPKYRMPNWNLVWFMVFNKAKMYLKKAGTFILIASLLIWFASNFPAQENNTQDALTQELQIENSYLGQFGKAIEPIFAPLGFDWKLSVSLVSGLAAKEVMISTMGVLYSLGDEVDETSLNLQEAIKENIPFSTAVAFILFVMIYNPCFAATIVFAKEAGNKKYAWYLFIFTSLCAYLIAFFGINITKLII, via the coding sequence ATGAAAGAAATCATCGTTGCTTTAGTAGGTCAGCCAAATGTTGGTAAAAGTTTATTAATTAACGCACTTTGCAAGGCTAATATGAAAGTTGGAAATTTTAGCGGTGTTACAGTTGAAAAGGCTGAGGCTAGATTAGTTTATAAAAATTATGAGTTTAAATTTGTAGATTTACCAGGAACTTATGCATTAGATGGTTATAGCGAAGAAGAAAAAATTACAAAAGATTTTTTAAAAAAGGGTAAATTTGATCTTGTAGTAAATGTGCTTGATTCTACAAATTTAGAGCGTAATTTGATTTTGAGTGCATCTTTAATAGAAGCTAAAATCAAAATGATTATGGCTTTAAATATGCAAGATGAAGCTAAAAATGAAGGTTTTAGTATAGATTTTAAAATTTTATCCCAACTTCTAAATACACCTTGTCTTGGCGTGTGCGCTAAAACTAAAGAAAATCTAAATGCACTTTTGGATTTAATCATTTCAACCCATGGAGCTAAATTTGAAGCCAAAGAGCGTGTTTATAGTGATATTATAGAAGAAGAACTTGCAAAAATAAGTGAATTTTTAAATCAAAATGAAATTACTTATTTAGATTTTTCTACAAAAGATTTAGCGATAGCTTTGCTTAAAAATGAAGCTAATATAGTCATTTCGCACGCTTTGAGAAAAATACTTGATGAAGCTTTAGAAAAAATTTATATGGCATATCATAGCAAAGATATGGAAAGTATTTTTAAAGAAGAGCTAATTGCTTTTGCAAATGGTATATGTGTTAAGGTTTTAAGCAAGAGTGTTAAGTATAAAAATCATACCAAAGAAATAGATTCTATTTTAATTAATAAATTTTTAGGAATTCCTATATTTTTGTTTTTTATGTGGGCTTTATTTCAACTAACCTTTGCTTTAGGTCAAATCCCTATGGATTATATAGAAATGCTTTTTGCTAATTTAGGTGATATAGTAAAAAATAATATTAGCAATGAATTTATCGCTTCAGCCTTAGCTGATGGTGTTTTAGGTGGGGTTGGTGCGGTTATAACTTTTTTACCAAATATTATGATTTTATTTTTTGGCATAGCTTTGCTTGAAACAACTGGATATATGGCTAGGGTCGCATTTTTATTAGATGGAATTTTATACAAATTTGGCTTACATGGTAAAAGTTTCATCCCTTTAATCACGGGTTTTGGTTGCTCAGTACCTGCATTTATGGCTACAAGAACTTTAAAAAATAAAAAAGATAGATTATTAACTCTTTTTATTATTAATTTTATGAGTTGTGGTGCAAGACTTCCTGTATATGTGCTTTTTGTTGGAGTGTTTTTTCCTGCTGATGTGGCGGGAAATTATCTTTTTGGGATTTATCTTTTGGGTGCGTTTTTGGGTTTGATTGCAGCTAAGATTTTAAGAATGAGCGCTTTTAGAGGACAAGATGAACCTTTTGTAATGGAAATGCCAAAATATAGAATGCCAAATTGGAATTTGGTATGGTTTATGGTGTTTAACAAAGCCAAAATGTATTTAAAAAAAGCAGGAACATTTATTTTGATAGCTTCTTTGCTTATTTGGTTTGCGAGTAATTTTCCTGCACAAGAAAATAATACTCAAGATGCTTTAACTCAAGAGCTTCAGATAGAAAATAGTTATCTTGGACAATTTGGCAAAGCAATAGAGCCTATTTTTGCACCACTTGGCTTTGATTGGAAACTTAGTGTATCTTTGGTAAGTGGTTTAGCGGCTAAAGAAGTGATGATTTCCACTATGGGTGTGCTTTATTCTTTAGGCGATGAAGTTGATGAGACAAGTTTAAATTTACAAGAGGCTATAAAAGAAAACATCCCTTTTAGCACAGCAGTTGCTTTTATACTTTTTGTTATGATTTATAATCCTTGTTTTGCAGCAACTATAGTTTTTGCTAAAGAAGCGGGAAATAAAAAATATGCATGGTATCTTTTTATATTTACGTCTTTATGTGCGTATTTGATCGCTTTTTTTGGGATTAATATTACTAAATTGATAATTTAA
- a CDS encoding FeoA family protein, whose translation MTLDTLKDNEEAFIVGFEADKQLQARLFSFGFAKNKKVKKIRSSIANSTIMVELDTTCVILRSSEAKIIQISKEF comes from the coding sequence ATGACTTTAGATACATTAAAAGACAATGAAGAAGCCTTTATAGTAGGCTTTGAAGCAGATAAACAACTCCAAGCAAGACTTTTTAGTTTTGGTTTTGCAAAAAACAAAAAAGTTAAAAAAATTCGCTCTTCTATAGCAAATTCTACTATTATGGTAGAACTTGATACAACTTGCGTGATTTTACGCTCAAGTGAAGCAAAAATAATACAAATTTCAAAAGAGTTTTAA
- a CDS encoding MmgE/PrpD family protein: MYLSEKLAEFIVNLDYEAIPSEVKQRAKELMLDALGTALAAKNEACVLNATKAFEALSVNPSEKIWSGDKKLDVIYTAMVNAIAAHALDFDDTHTEAILHASAILTPLCLTYGFSVSKDGKKVLKAFIIGWEIAARVGIASKGSFHKCGFHTTAIAGIFGSVAASCVLLDLNKEQIINALGLAGSFASGVNEFLSNGSNSKVLHIANALKNGILVANFAKANMSGPLSIFEGRDNVFRTFGLEDECDKNELCKGLNEIWQVMQVSLKPYPSCHFAHGLIDCAMSLRNDGLKAQDIKSLHCFVDEVPISFICDPIEAKYTPQSAYAAKFSMPFLMALAFFDGKITLKSYENLNRAELIEFAKKISYEKKKSSGFPKYFPGHLEAVLNDGRVIKKDVFINKGNFDNPLSFDELKDKFLSNASIALSLEKAEELVKKLQNLENLNDFDF; the protein is encoded by the coding sequence ATGTATTTAAGTGAAAAACTAGCCGAATTTATCGTAAATTTAGATTATGAAGCTATTCCTAGTGAAGTAAAACAAAGAGCAAAAGAGCTTATGCTTGATGCACTAGGAACAGCCCTAGCTGCTAAAAATGAAGCTTGTGTTTTAAATGCAACTAAGGCTTTTGAAGCTTTAAGCGTAAATCCTAGTGAAAAAATTTGGAGTGGGGATAAAAAGCTTGATGTGATTTATACCGCGATGGTAAATGCTATTGCAGCGCATGCCCTTGATTTTGATGATACTCATACTGAAGCTATTTTGCACGCTAGTGCTATTTTAACCCCGCTTTGTTTAACTTATGGATTTAGTGTAAGTAAAGATGGAAAGAAAGTTTTAAAAGCCTTTATTATTGGTTGGGAAATTGCTGCTAGAGTGGGTATAGCAAGTAAAGGAAGTTTCCACAAATGTGGCTTTCATACTACAGCTATAGCAGGAATTTTTGGTAGTGTGGCTGCAAGTTGTGTTTTGCTTGATTTAAACAAAGAACAAATCATCAATGCGCTAGGTTTAGCAGGAAGTTTTGCAAGTGGGGTAAATGAGTTTTTATCTAATGGTTCTAATTCTAAAGTTTTACACATAGCTAATGCTTTGAAAAATGGAATTTTGGTAGCAAATTTCGCAAAAGCTAATATGAGCGGTCCTTTGAGTATATTTGAAGGAAGGGATAATGTCTTTAGAACTTTTGGCTTAGAAGATGAATGTGATAAAAATGAACTTTGTAAGGGGTTGAATGAAATTTGGCAAGTAATGCAAGTTTCGTTAAAACCTTATCCAAGTTGTCATTTTGCACATGGGCTTATTGATTGTGCTATGAGTTTAAGAAATGATGGCTTAAAAGCACAAGATATCAAAAGTTTGCATTGCTTTGTAGATGAAGTGCCAATTTCATTTATTTGTGATCCAATAGAAGCAAAATACACTCCACAAAGTGCTTATGCGGCCAAATTTTCCATGCCTTTTTTAATGGCTTTAGCGTTTTTTGATGGCAAAATTACTTTAAAATCTTATGAAAATTTAAATAGAGCTGAGCTAATAGAATTTGCTAAAAAAATTAGCTATGAGAAGAAAAAATCTAGCGGTTTCCCTAAATACTTTCCAGGACATTTAGAAGCTGTTTTAAATGATGGAAGGGTAATTAAAAAAGATGTGTTTATAAATAAAGGAAATTTTGATAATCCTTTAAGTTTTGATGAATTAAAAGATAAATTTCTTTCTAATGCTAGCATAGCACTTTCTTTAGAAAAGGCTGAGGAATTAGTCAAAAAGCTTCAAAATTTAGAAAATCTAAATGATTTTGATTTCTAG
- the purB gene encoding adenylosuccinate lyase: MGVSVFDMRLLQDSWSTPAMRAIFSEENRIQKWLDVEAALAKAQAKLGIIPNEAATEIAKKAHYKFMDMDFIFAEFKKTKHPLVPTVRGLEKACENGLGEYVHFGVTTQDIIDTGIVLQFKEAMALIKQDLKDIAKNLAKIAKEHKNTAMMGRTLALQALPITFGHKVAIWLSELNRHYERIIELEKRLYVGLIVGAVGTKASLSDKANEVEKLTLESLGLEVPDISWQPARDRFIELGYVLGNINATFNKIAHQLLILAHNEIDEIAEPFGKGQVGSSTMPHKRNPAVSENAVTVSNALRANIAILSDIERHEHERDGQVWKMEWKLLPEAFLMLSVVLANMKFVFDDLEIKKDKMLKNLDTLNGFVLAERVMFALSDHYGKQHAHEIVYENAMRGIENHKTFKVVLLEDERVSKVLSEKDIDVLMDATTYVGYAPKLVDEFLEKIANAPILK; this comes from the coding sequence ATGGGTGTGAGTGTATTTGATATGAGGTTGCTTCAAGATTCTTGGAGCACTCCTGCAATGAGAGCTATTTTTAGCGAGGAAAATAGGATTCAAAAATGGCTTGATGTAGAAGCTGCCCTGGCAAAAGCTCAAGCAAAACTTGGCATTATCCCTAATGAAGCAGCTACAGAAATAGCTAAAAAAGCTCATTATAAATTTATGGATATGGATTTTATTTTTGCTGAATTTAAAAAGACTAAACACCCTTTAGTGCCTACTGTTAGAGGTTTGGAAAAAGCTTGCGAAAATGGTCTTGGTGAATATGTGCATTTTGGTGTAACAACACAAGATATCATTGACACAGGCATAGTTTTACAATTTAAAGAAGCTATGGCTTTAATCAAACAAGATTTAAAAGATATAGCTAAAAATTTAGCAAAAATCGCAAAAGAGCATAAGAACACTGCAATGATGGGAAGAACTTTAGCTTTACAAGCTTTACCTATAACTTTTGGACACAAAGTTGCAATTTGGCTAAGTGAGCTTAATCGTCACTATGAAAGAATTATCGAACTTGAAAAAAGATTATATGTAGGATTAATCGTAGGTGCAGTGGGAACTAAAGCAAGCTTAAGTGACAAGGCTAATGAAGTAGAAAAACTTACTTTAGAAAGTTTAGGTTTAGAGGTTCCTGACATCTCATGGCAACCAGCAAGAGATCGTTTTATTGAGCTTGGTTATGTTTTAGGTAATATCAACGCAACCTTTAACAAAATAGCACATCAACTTTTAATTTTAGCTCATAATGAAATCGATGAAATTGCTGAGCCTTTTGGAAAAGGTCAAGTAGGAAGCTCTACTATGCCTCATAAAAGAAATCCTGCAGTAAGTGAAAACGCAGTGACTGTAAGTAATGCCCTAAGAGCTAATATTGCAATTTTAAGTGATATAGAAAGACATGAGCATGAAAGAGATGGTCAAGTTTGGAAAATGGAATGGAAGCTTTTACCAGAAGCATTTTTAATGCTTTCAGTAGTATTAGCAAATATGAAATTTGTCTTTGATGATTTAGAAATTAAAAAAGACAAAATGTTAAAAAATCTTGATACGCTTAATGGCTTTGTATTGGCAGAACGCGTGATGTTTGCATTGAGTGATCATTATGGTAAGCAACATGCACATGAAATTGTTTATGAAAATGCTATGAGAGGTATAGAAAATCATAAAACTTTTAAAGTTGTTTTACTTGAAGATGAGCGTGTAAGTAAGGTTTTAAGTGAAAAAGACATTGATGTTTTAATGGATGCTACAACTTATGTAGGTTATGCGCCAAAATTAGTTGATGAGTTCTTAGAAAAAATCGCTAATGCACCAATTCTAAAGTAG
- a CDS encoding trans-sulfuration enzyme family protein, whose amino-acid sequence MNNKTKLIHLGRGDQNAEARSVNPTLMRASTILFKDHATWQKYRELRKNERVLSYGARGTATNFELEKLICELEGGYRAQLFPTGLAALAMVLLNYASKDAHFLITDAIYGPVRTICDLFLTKMGVEIDFLKADASDVEEKIKPNTKLILCESPGSILYEIIDLPKLCEIAHKHNIPVAIDNTYSSGYFLNPLELGADISVIAATKYLSGHSDVTMGIVVINEKEWKNFDKLPEALGFTTSPDDAYLVLRGMRTLDVRMRAHEKSADEVVEFLQSRKEVKTIFYPKLKTHPNHEVFMRDHKGANGMVTIEFADGISKEQAVKFVDNLEYFSIGASWGGYESLATVTTPPRTATDWSARGPFVRFHIGLEDSKDLIADLKQSFEKINFKG is encoded by the coding sequence ATGAATAATAAAACTAAATTAATCCACCTAGGAAGAGGCGATCAAAACGCTGAAGCAAGATCAGTTAATCCAACCTTAATGCGTGCATCAACCATACTTTTTAAAGATCATGCTACTTGGCAAAAATACCGCGAGCTAAGAAAAAATGAGCGTGTTTTAAGTTATGGTGCTAGAGGAACAGCTACAAATTTTGAACTTGAAAAACTTATTTGTGAGCTTGAGGGTGGTTATAGAGCACAACTTTTCCCAACAGGGCTTGCAGCATTAGCTATGGTGCTTTTAAATTATGCTAGTAAAGATGCTCATTTTTTAATCACTGATGCTATTTATGGACCTGTTAGAACAATTTGTGATTTATTTTTAACTAAAATGGGCGTAGAAATTGACTTTCTAAAAGCTGATGCTTCTGATGTAGAGGAAAAAATCAAACCAAATACAAAATTAATCCTTTGTGAAAGTCCAGGTTCTATACTTTATGAAATCATAGACTTACCAAAACTTTGCGAAATTGCGCACAAACATAACATACCAGTAGCGATTGATAATACTTATTCAAGTGGGTATTTTTTAAACCCGCTTGAGCTTGGAGCAGATATTTCAGTAATTGCAGCGACTAAATATCTAAGTGGGCATTCAGATGTTACTATGGGTATAGTAGTGATTAATGAAAAAGAATGGAAAAATTTTGACAAATTACCAGAAGCTTTAGGATTTACTACAAGTCCTGATGATGCTTATTTAGTGCTTCGTGGTATGAGAACTTTAGATGTAAGAATGAGGGCTCATGAAAAAAGTGCAGATGAGGTAGTAGAGTTTTTACAAAGTAGAAAAGAAGTTAAAACAATTTTTTATCCAAAATTAAAAACTCATCCAAACCATGAAGTTTTTATGCGTGATCATAAAGGCGCTAATGGTATGGTAACGATTGAATTTGCAGATGGCATTTCTAAAGAACAAGCCGTTAAATTTGTAGATAATTTAGAGTATTTTTCAATCGGTGCAAGCTGGGGTGGATATGAGAGTTTAGCTACTGTTACTACTCCGCCAAGAACAGCAACAGATTGGAGTGCTAGAGGGCCTTTTGTGAGATTTCATATAGGTCTTGAAGATAGTAAGGATTTGATTGCTGACTTAAAACAATCATTTGAAAAAATAAATTTTAAAGGATAA
- the dcuC gene encoding C4-dicarboxylate transporter DcuC: MLGLFFAGCSVFLLVFMLYKKINAHMALLLSGLFLLALAGIFGLSPIINEKQSLHLGLFDIFQVVNTKMSSTLAGLGLTLMCIAGFSAYMDHVGASYALFKVFERPLKAVKSPYVLLLVSYFVIQFLVLFIPSHAGLALLLMVTMYPILVRSGVSKLSALSIIAICQYIDHGPGSGNVILAAKTAEIDPAVYFVHYQLPTTVPIIIAVGIAIYFCSKYFDKKENFTFNRDDVEKELAEHDGKSEELKKPPRIYAILPIIPLVLILGFSSVLDSIMVLTGFTTMEEVKAASSTAIRMNVPVAMMISTFIAIIFEIIRYKSLIDTLNSIMVFFKGMGHLFVITVSLIVCGQVFASGLLSVGFVDTLIDFAKDAGFGVLAIIIAVSILLAVCAFLMGSGNAAFFSFAPLIPNIAKSFGVETITMIAPIQIMTGFGRCVSPIAPAILAISAMAKVNPLQVVKRTAIPMLVAAIVNVIMTYVYL; encoded by the coding sequence ATGTTGGGTTTATTTTTTGCGGGATGTTCTGTATTTTTACTTGTTTTTATGCTCTATAAAAAAATCAACGCCCACATGGCGTTGCTTTTAAGTGGTTTATTCTTGTTAGCTTTAGCAGGAATTTTTGGACTTTCTCCAATTATTAATGAAAAACAATCTTTACATTTAGGTCTTTTTGATATTTTTCAAGTAGTAAATACTAAAATGTCAAGTACTCTAGCAGGTCTTGGACTTACTTTAATGTGTATAGCAGGATTTTCTGCTTATATGGATCATGTAGGTGCAAGTTATGCTTTATTTAAAGTATTTGAAAGACCTTTAAAAGCTGTGAAATCACCTTATGTTTTATTGTTGGTTTCATATTTTGTGATCCAGTTTTTAGTGCTTTTTATACCTTCACATGCAGGTTTAGCACTTTTGCTTATGGTTACAATGTACCCTATTTTAGTGCGTTCAGGTGTTTCTAAGCTTTCTGCGCTTTCGATTATTGCTATTTGTCAATACATTGACCATGGTCCAGGAAGTGGTAATGTAATTTTAGCTGCAAAAACAGCTGAAATTGATCCTGCGGTATATTTTGTGCATTATCAGCTTCCTACAACTGTGCCTATTATTATAGCAGTGGGTATTGCGATTTATTTTTGCTCAAAATATTTTGATAAAAAAGAAAATTTCACATTTAACCGTGATGATGTTGAAAAAGAATTAGCAGAACATGATGGCAAAAGTGAAGAGCTTAAAAAACCACCTAGAATTTATGCGATTTTACCTATTATACCTTTAGTGTTAATTTTGGGCTTTAGTAGTGTTTTAGATAGCATTATGGTGTTAACGGGATTTACTACCATGGAAGAAGTTAAAGCAGCTTCATCTACTGCAATTAGAATGAATGTACCGGTTGCTATGATGATTTCAACTTTTATAGCAATTATTTTTGAAATCATTCGTTATAAAAGTTTAATTGATACTTTAAATTCTATCATGGTATTTTTCAAAGGTATGGGACATTTGTTTGTAATCACGGTTTCTTTGATCGTTTGTGGCCAAGTTTTTGCAAGTGGCCTTTTATCGGTTGGTTTTGTAGATACTTTAATAGACTTTGCAAAAGATGCAGGTTTTGGAGTGCTTGCTATCATCATAGCAGTTTCTATTTTACTTGCTGTGTGCGCATTTTTAATGGGTTCAGGAAATGCAGCATTTTTTTCTTTTGCACCACTCATTCCAAATATAGCAAAATCTTTTGGAGTTGAAACTATAACTATGATAGCACCTATCCAAATCATGACAGGTTTTGGTAGATGTGTTTCACCTATTGCACCAGCTATTTTGGCAATTTCAGCTATGGCTAAAGTAAATCCATTGCAAGTTGTAAAAAGAACAGCTATTCCTATGCTTGTAGCTGCTATTGTTAATGTGATTATGACTTATGTTTATTTGTAA
- a CDS encoding Rid family detoxifying hydrolase: MANYPKAIGPYSAYREANGLLFISGQLPINPQSGNIESEDVKEQTRQSLLNIKAILEENNLYFNNVVKTTCFLANIDDFLAFNEVYSEFFAAPYPARSAFAVKDLPKGAKVEIEVIAHKG; the protein is encoded by the coding sequence ATGGCAAATTATCCAAAGGCTATAGGACCATATTCAGCTTATAGAGAAGCTAATGGTTTGTTATTTATTTCAGGACAACTTCCTATTAATCCACAAAGTGGAAACATAGAAAGTGAAGATGTAAAAGAACAAACAAGACAATCATTGTTAAATATCAAGGCTATATTAGAAGAAAATAATCTTTATTTTAATAATGTAGTTAAAACGACTTGCTTTTTGGCAAATATTGATGATTTTTTGGCTTTCAATGAGGTTTATTCTGAATTTTTCGCAGCTCCATATCCTGCAAGAAGTGCTTTTGCGGTAAAAGATCTTCCTAAAGGAGCAAAAGTGGAGATAGAGGTTATTGCTCATAAAGGATAG
- a CDS encoding helix-turn-helix transcriptional regulator yields MDEQQKELFIKLTQFLGQVLGDQYEIVFHVISPEGSYIAAIANNHISGRTINSPLTSFASELVQEKEYLNKDFLCDYKAKVGKSKIVTGSTFFIKNQNKIVGILCINHDTTELRNAISKIIELEKINDFSDLLDIHNQNNVNLHNVSNIETLSHSIEDILAENIDLKYLNSGYSLSTEQKDEIIKKLHSKGIFNIKGSIPIVAKSLNISEPSVYRYLQKFKNSL; encoded by the coding sequence ATGGATGAACAACAAAAAGAATTATTTATCAAACTCACTCAATTTTTAGGGCAAGTTCTTGGAGATCAGTATGAAATAGTTTTTCATGTGATTTCACCTGAGGGTTCATATATAGCAGCCATTGCAAATAATCATATTAGCGGAAGGACAATCAATTCTCCATTAACCTCTTTTGCGAGTGAGCTTGTACAAGAAAAAGAGTATTTAAATAAAGATTTTTTATGTGATTACAAAGCAAAGGTTGGAAAGTCTAAGATCGTTACCGGATCAACCTTTTTTATAAAAAACCAAAATAAAATTGTAGGAATTTTATGTATAAATCACGACACCACAGAACTTAGAAATGCTATTAGTAAAATCATAGAACTAGAAAAAATTAATGATTTTAGTGATTTATTAGATATTCACAATCAAAACAATGTAAATTTACACAATGTGAGTAATATAGAAACACTTAGTCATTCTATAGAAGATATTCTAGCTGAAAACATAGACTTAAAATATTTAAATTCAGGATATAGCTTAAGCACTGAACAAAAAGATGAGATTATTAAAAAGCTTCATTCAAAGGGAATTTTTAATATAAAAGGAAGTATACCTATAGTTGCTAAGTCACTTAATATATCAGAACCTAGCGTCTACAGATATTTGCAAAAATTTAAAAATAGCCTTTAA